The genomic stretch ATTTTAACACAGGCGTAACTTTTTTTGTGGGAGAAAACGGCTCTGGGAAGTCCACACTATTAGAGGCTATTGCATCAAATTGTGGCTTTCATCTCTCTGGGGGCGCTAAAAATAATCAGTATAGCACGTATGAACAAAAACCGATGTTAGATGAATATATTCGCTTATCATGGATGCCAAAAATCTCGAACGGTTTCTTTTTAAGAGCAGAATCATTTTATAATTTTGCTACCTATCTTGATATCCTCCAGAAAGAACATCCTGATCAAGATATTTTTAAAGCGTACGGAGGAAAATCTTTGCATGAGCAGTCACATGGAGAATCATTTCTTTCGCTTTTTTCACATCGCTTTAATGAGAAAGCTCTCTATCTTTTAGATGAACCAGAAGCAGCACTTTCTCCAGCGAGACAACTTGCATTACTGAAAATAATTCATGATCTTTCTAAAAAAGGGAATGCGCAATTTATCATTGCTACGCATTCTCCTATTTTATTAGGCTATCCAGAGGGAGTTATCTTGAATTTTGATTCTTCTTCCCTTGAGGAAATACGTTATGAAATGACAGATCATTATCAAATTACCCATTATTTTTTACAAAACCGGGACAGAATGCTTCATCATTTATTGACAGAAGAAGACGAAACAAAATAGAAAGAAGGTGTAATATGCTAGAGCATTTTTTATCGCTAAGTCCAAGGAGTCAAGTTGCTTGTTTAGTTCTATTAAGTGAGAAGGTTGTAGATCGGTTAAGGGGGACAGAAGGGTATCCAGAAGCAAAAAGAGCGCTGAGACGCTGTGCGGACTGGTCGAAAGTTCAAAGAGAAAAAGGAGATAATCTGTACTCATTGCTCGAGGATGGAAGCGATGAGTCAGGTTTATTTAATTATACAGGGTATATAGATATGGAAGAGGAGACTGAACAGGTTTGGGACTGTGTTGTAAGTACAGTAGCATATACTGCTTATTGGGCTTATGCCTATGAGGGACAGAAGTATGTTCCTCAAACGCTTGAAAGCATTGATGAAGAGCTTATCGAACATTTTTTGGCGGGATTTTATGCGCTTGATCCGAGTTATCAGCAAATAGTGGCTGAAACTATTGCCGAGGTAGAAAGCTTTCTTATATAAGAAAATTCACAATGCCAGGCGATTCTTCTTTGTAGTTTTTAAAATTCGTTTTATAATAGAAAAGTTACTCCTCTATAAAAGATATCGTATAGGGGATGAGTTGTAATAAGGAGGTTTTCTGGATGAGAAAGATCTATTTACTTTCGCTTGTACCCTTTATTGCTATATTAGGGTTTCTTCCCTTTGTAAACAGAATAGAGCCTTTTGTATTAGGGTTACCCTTTAATATGTTTTGGATGGCCTTATGGACAGCGTTAACATCAGTCATTCTAGGCATTATGTACAAATTAGACCCGCGGAATCGGGAAGGGGAAGAAAAATGAATTTGGCACTTTTTATTATTTTAGCATTTTTACTTTTAGCTCTTTATTTAGGTATCCGTGCTTCAAAGGGAAAAGAAATGAACTTAGAAGAATGGACAGTAGCAGGCCGCGGATTTAGTGGAATATTTGTTTTTCTACTGATGGCGGGTGAAATTTATACAACGTTCTCCTTTTTAGGAGGAAGCGGCTGGGCGTATGGAAAAGGAACGCCTGCTTTGTACGTTATGATCTATATTACGCTCTCTTATGTTCTCTCATATTGGCTTCTTCCAAGTATTTGGAGATATGCTAAAGAACATAATTTAGTTTCTCAATCAGATTTTTTTGTAAGTAAATATAAAAGCCCGTATTTAGGTGTGCTAGTAGCAATCGTTGGTGTTATTGCGATGATTCCTATTATTGTTGTTCAGCTTAAAGGGCTTGGAATTATCGTGTCACAAGCTTCATATGGAGCCATTTCTCTCTCAACAGCTGTTTGGGTAGGAGCGATTTGTCTGACGGTGTATGTGATGATTTCGGGAATTCATGGTTCTGCATGGACAGCGGTTATTAAAGATTTTATGATGGTTGGTATTATTGGATTTTTAGGAGTGTATCTACCCCTTCATTATTATGGAAGTTATCATGATATGTTTCAAGCCATTTACAGTGTAAAACCTGAGCTTTTAAAGCTACCAGATGAAGGCTATAGCGTTTCTTGGTTTATTTCAACCGTTATTTTACTTGTGCTTGGTTTTTATATGTGGCCACAAGTGTTTAGTTCAACATATACAGCCAAGAGTGGAAAAGTCTTTCGCAGAAATGCGATTATTAGTCCACTTTATACACTTATGCTTCTTTTTGTCTTTTTTGTAGGATATGCAGCTGTTTTAAAAGTTCCGGGCTTACAGGGGGGAGACGTTGATTTAGCTTTATTAAGCTTATCGATTCAGACATTTGATCCATGGTTTATTGGAATCATAGGAGGTGCTGGGCTGCTAACAGCGCTTGT from Priestia filamentosa encodes the following:
- a CDS encoding AAA family ATPase, which translates into the protein MFLRKVRLLRHKVPSFEEFPFSIPVIGALEELDFNTGVTFFVGENGSGKSTLLEAIASNCGFHLSGGAKNNQYSTYEQKPMLDEYIRLSWMPKISNGFFLRAESFYNFATYLDILQKEHPDQDIFKAYGGKSLHEQSHGESFLSLFSHRFNEKALYLLDEPEAALSPARQLALLKIIHDLSKKGNAQFIIATHSPILLGYPEGVILNFDSSSLEEIRYEMTDHYQITHYFLQNRDRMLHHLLTEEDETK
- a CDS encoding Imm6 family immunity protein: MLEHFLSLSPRSQVACLVLLSEKVVDRLRGTEGYPEAKRALRRCADWSKVQREKGDNLYSLLEDGSDESGLFNYTGYIDMEEETEQVWDCVVSTVAYTAYWAYAYEGQKYVPQTLESIDEELIEHFLAGFYALDPSYQQIVAETIAEVESFLI
- a CDS encoding DUF3311 domain-containing protein translates to MRKIYLLSLVPFIAILGFLPFVNRIEPFVLGLPFNMFWMALWTALTSVILGIMYKLDPRNREGEEK
- a CDS encoding sodium:solute symporter family protein; its protein translation is MNLALFIILAFLLLALYLGIRASKGKEMNLEEWTVAGRGFSGIFVFLLMAGEIYTTFSFLGGSGWAYGKGTPALYVMIYITLSYVLSYWLLPSIWRYAKEHNLVSQSDFFVSKYKSPYLGVLVAIVGVIAMIPIIVVQLKGLGIIVSQASYGAISLSTAVWVGAICLTVYVMISGIHGSAWTAVIKDFMMVGIIGFLGVYLPLHYYGSYHDMFQAIYSVKPELLKLPDEGYSVSWFISTVILLVLGFYMWPQVFSSTYTAKSGKVFRRNAIISPLYTLMLLFVFFVGYAAVLKVPGLQGGDVDLALLSLSIQTFDPWFIGIIGGAGLLTALVPGSMILLSASTLLSKNVYKVFVPSAPDERVVKLAKMLVPFIALISVYFTLNEGTTLATISLMGYNIMTQLFPSLIFSLRKRNFVTKQGAATGIIVGLATVTYITLSGTTIATLFPNIPQGIKDLNIGFIALFINVIITIIVSLMTKKLNNRQSNI